Genomic DNA from Planctomycetota bacterium:
CGCGGGGCAACACCGGCGACGGCGAAGGAGCAAGTTCTGGTGCGGCGGTCTGCGTCATGCGTCAGGAGCAGCAATCCTTGGCACCTGGCCGAGTCGCGGTGCGGACTAAGTTCGGCAACAACACGCCACCGATCACGTGGACGACACCGTTGGTAGCCGCGACGTCGGCCGCGATGACCTTGTTGCCGTTGATGCGGATGTCGCTGCCGTGACGGGTGACTTCGAGCGTCTTGCCCGCGAGCGTCTTGACCTTCGTCGTTCCGGCCGGGATCGCGTCGGACGTGATCGTGCCTGCGACGACGTGGTAGGTCAGGATGGTCTTGAGCGTCGGACGACCGTCTTCGCCGAGAAGCGTGCTGACGGTGCCGTCGGGCAACTTGCCGAAGGCCTCATCGGTCGGGGCAAAGACGGTGAACTCACCGCTCGACAGGGCAGCGTCCAGGTCGGCGGCCGCGACCAGCGTGGCGAGCGTCTTAAGCGACGGCGACTCCGTGGTCAGAGCCAGCTCGAAGATGCTCGGACGCTCTTCCTCGTGATGCGAGATGAAGACCGAGTTGTTGCTGTTCGAGGCCGTGTTGCCGTAACCGCAACCACCGGCGTTGGCGGTGCCAGCAAGGGCGGCGATGGCGGCGGAAGCAAGGCTGATGGGGAGGAGGTGGGACATGACGATCTCCGGCGGGAGTGAGTGGTTTGTTGGCTGACACGTTGTCTTGCCGAACACCGGAAGATCGCGACGGATGCGGAAGTGGACGCAGAAAAATCCCGCAGCGATTTTTGAGGTCGCTGCGGGAGTCTGGTTTTCGGATCAGACAGTGCGACCCAAGTCGCACCGCCTCGGGTCTAGCTGCGGCGTCGACGCAGGAGGAGACCTGCGGTACCGGCGAGGGCGAGGCCTGTGGTCGGTTCAGGGATGGCGACCGAGAGCAGGGCAGCGCCGGCGTTGCTGCCGTTCTGCGTCAAGCGAGCCACGAAGATCGCCGTGCCGGTATCGCTCAAGGCGATGTCATTGGGTTCGAAGTCGAACAATCCACCGTCGCGAAGGGCGTAGCCCGGCAGGTCGATGGCATCGCCAGAACGGGCGAGCAGGAGGCTGCCGTTGTAGACCAGGACGTCGTCGTCGGTAGAGGTCTCGCCCATCACGATGTAGTTGCCTAACGAGTCGGCAGCGACGCCGTTGATTTCGACCCACGTCTCGGAGGTGCCAAAAGCACTGTCGCCCTCGACGGCAACAAGTGCGCCGTCCACGACGGCCCACTCGGTGCCATCCTGGTTGGAGCCTCGGGCCCACCACACGCCGGCCTCGTTCATGCCCGCACCGTTGTCGGCCGGCGAGGTGTCACTGACCGGGCTCAAAAAGCTGCTGCCGGGCAACGTCGCGCCCCCGTTGATCACCGTGTTGCCGTCGAGGACGGTCGTCTCGATGGTGTTGCTGGGCGGAAAGCTGACGGCCTGTGTGAGATAGCCCTGCCCGTCGTTGCTGAAATAAGTCGTCTGGCTTGCGAAGACACTCGTCGGGGCTGGCGCACCGGTGGGTTGCTGGCCTTCACTGGCGAAGACGGTCGACTCGAAGACAACGGCCTCGCCGGTCGTGT
This window encodes:
- a CDS encoding fasciclin domain-containing protein, whose protein sequence is MSHLLPISLASAAIAALAGTANAGGCGYGNTASNSNNSVFISHHEEERPSIFELALTTESPSLKTLATLVAAADLDAALSSGEFTVFAPTDEAFGKLPDGTVSTLLGEDGRPTLKTILTYHVVAGTITSDAIPAGTTKVKTLAGKTLEVTRHGSDIRINGNKVIAADVAATNGVVHVIGGVLLPNLVRTATRPGAKDCCS
- a CDS encoding PEP-CTERM sorting domain-containing protein (PEP-CTERM proteins occur, often in large numbers, in the proteomes of bacteria that also encode an exosortase, a predicted intramembrane cysteine proteinase. The presence of a PEP-CTERM domain at a protein's C-terminus predicts cleavage within the sorting domain, followed by covalent anchoring to some some component of the (usually Gram-negative) cell surface. Many PEP-CTERM proteins exhibit an unusual sequence composition that includes large numbers of potential glycosylation sites. Expression of one such protein has been shown restore the ability of a bacterium to form floc, a type of biofilm.), coding for MTAVPASAQITTLFTGQAGLPTSQVPGAPGQVFNDSATSRTVFDRPYVSPDGTFVGFKGDLEASPFFDDAIVVFPLANPSAGVSFVESTPVPGAGGSGLLSNAFDRRVSVRNDGAFAFVTNSRVNGGLPSQGDNLVTYDPTTMSFTTALAPGSSFGGETIAADTSIGSPYISSTGGIGAQVVLDTTGEAVVFESTVFASEGQQPTGAPAPTSVFASQTTYFSNDGQGYLTQAVSFPPSNTIETTVLDGNTVINGGATLPGSSFLSPVSDTSPADNGAGMNEAGVWWARGSNQDGTEWAVVDGALVAVEGDSAFGTSETWVEINGVAADSLGNYIVMGETSTDDDVLVYNGSLLLARSGDAIDLPGYALRDGGLFDFEPNDIALSDTGTAIFVARLTQNGSNAGAALLSVAIPEPTTGLALAGTAGLLLRRRRS